The following are encoded in a window of Spea bombifrons isolate aSpeBom1 chromosome 2, aSpeBom1.2.pri, whole genome shotgun sequence genomic DNA:
- the PRPS2 gene encoding ribose-phosphate pyrophosphokinase 2 encodes MPNIVLFSGSSHQDLSQKVADRLGLELGKVVTKKFSNQETSVEIGESVRGEDVYIIQSGCGEINDNLMELLIMINACKIASSSRVTAVIPCFPYARQDKKDKSRAPISAKLVANMLSVAGADHIITMDLHASQIQGFFDIPVDNLYAEPAVLQWIRENIPEWKNSIIVSPDAGGAKRVTSIADRLNVEFALIHKERKKANEVDRMVLVGDVKDRIAILVDDMADTCGTVCHAADKLLSAGATKVYAILTHGIFSGPAISRINNAAFEAVVVTNTIPQEDKMKACSKIQVIDISMILAEAIRRTHNGESVSYLFSHVPL; translated from the exons ATGCCTAATATTGTCCTCTTCAGCGGGAGCTCCCACCAAGATCTCTCCCAGAAAGTCGCCGACCGGCTCGGGCTGGAGCTGGGTAAGGTGGTCACCAAGAAGTTCAGCAATCAGGAGACCAG TGTAGAGATTGGGGAAAGTGTTCGAGGAGAAGATGTCTACATCATCCAGAGCGGTTGCGGTGAAATCAATGACAACCTGATGGAACTGCTTATTATGATTAATGCCTGCAAGATTGCGTCGTCTTCTAGGGTAACTGCAGTTATCCCATGCTTCCCATATGCCAGACAAGACAAAAAAGATAAG agCCGGGCACCCATATCTGCCAAACTGGTTGCAAACATGCTGTCTGTTGCTGGGGCTGACCACATTATTACCATGGACCTTCATGCCTCCCAGATACAG ggATTCTTTGACATTCCTGTTGATAACCTATATGCAGAACCAGCTGTACTTCAGTGGATCAGAGAAAATATCCCAGAGTGGAAGAACTCGATCATCGTGTCTCCTGATGCTGGAGGTGCCAAAAG GGTTACATCAATCGCTGATCGGCTGAATGTTGAGTTTGCTCTGATCCACAAGGAACGTAAAAAAGCCAATGAAGTGGACAGAATGGTGTTGGTCGGGGATGTGAAGGACCGTATTGCAATTCTGGTTGATGATATGGCTGACACATGCGGCACCGTATGCCATGCTGCTGACAA aTTGCTATCTGCTGGTGCAACAAAGGTTTATGCCATTTTAACGCACGGGATTTTCTCTGGACCAGCTATATCTCGAATCAATAACGCAGCTTTTGAGGCAGTAGTGGTGACAAACACAATACCCCAAGAGGATAAAATGAAAGCCTGCTCAAAGATTCAG GTTATTGACATATCTATGATTTTGGCAGAAGCAATCCGAAGGACTCACAACGGCGAATCTGTGTCTTACCTCTTCAGCCATGTCCCCTTATAA